A genomic window from Pirellulales bacterium includes:
- a CDS encoding HlyD family efflux transporter periplasmic adaptor subunit — translation MPTSRRIPTPFWLRLRRWRTSVGPLLTFLVTMTGTFYLWSRQAVIPPAMGEALSVRLDVVAAAEGQLTNFRGPWKLFDTVTANQVIARIDDRPVLAKLETLQKQLAMLRSKLRAEQAAWLIAENDRHDRRELELQRLQWEVDASRLEAIYQKVELEGAKIELQRRTERLSMLEPLVPTGAVTRLQYSEEKLLHDRLAAQLKERQVAQEQAQIAQTRATERLQNLSKLDAADMAAALEPLHAEIAVQESLMAELQFLVAGLEIRAPMSGVIAVIHRWPGQHVRMGDPLITIANAHSEAVISYLRPENQDLPAAGDTVSLRPRRPGTSAIPAIVEHVGPQVELVPEHQRRDPKLMEWGLPVRIALPADARVIPGELLDVLF, via the coding sequence ATGCCCACCTCTCGCCGCATCCCAACGCCGTTTTGGTTGCGTCTTCGCCGCTGGCGAACGAGCGTGGGCCCGTTGTTGACATTTTTAGTGACAATGACGGGAACGTTCTATTTGTGGAGCCGGCAGGCCGTAATCCCTCCGGCGATGGGCGAAGCGCTGAGCGTGCGATTGGATGTGGTTGCCGCGGCCGAGGGACAACTTACAAATTTTCGCGGACCTTGGAAACTATTTGATACGGTGACCGCGAATCAGGTCATCGCGCGGATCGATGATCGTCCCGTCCTGGCTAAACTTGAAACGTTGCAAAAGCAATTGGCCATGCTGCGGTCCAAACTACGGGCCGAACAGGCGGCCTGGCTAATCGCCGAGAATGACCGCCACGACCGGCGGGAGTTGGAATTGCAACGGCTGCAATGGGAAGTGGATGCCAGTCGACTGGAGGCGATTTATCAAAAGGTCGAACTAGAAGGCGCAAAAATCGAACTGCAACGACGGACGGAGCGGTTGTCCATGTTAGAGCCATTGGTTCCGACGGGGGCGGTGACGCGGCTACAATACAGCGAAGAGAAACTGCTGCATGATCGCTTGGCGGCCCAGTTAAAAGAGCGGCAAGTGGCCCAGGAACAAGCTCAAATCGCGCAGACGCGGGCGACGGAGCGGCTGCAAAATTTATCCAAGTTGGACGCGGCGGATATGGCGGCCGCGCTCGAGCCGTTGCACGCGGAGATTGCCGTGCAAGAATCACTCATGGCGGAACTGCAATTTTTGGTGGCTGGACTGGAGATTCGAGCCCCTATGAGCGGCGTGATCGCGGTCATTCATCGTTGGCCGGGCCAGCATGTGCGAATGGGCGATCCCCTGATCACTATTGCCAACGCCCACAGTGAGGCGGTGATTAGCTATTTACGCCCCGAAAATCAAGATTTGCCGGCGGCGGGAGATACTGTGTCGTTACGGCCACGACGCCCGGGAACGAGTGCTATTCCAGCGATAGTCGAGCATGTCGGTCCCCAAGTCGAGCTGGTCCCGGAACACCAGCGTCGCGATCCAAAGCTCATGGAATGGGGCCTCCCCGTGCGGATTGCCCTCCCCGCCGATGCGCGGGTGATTCCCGGCGAACTGTTGGATGTGCTCTTTTAA
- a CDS encoding RNA polymerase sigma factor, which translates to MQDHELVIAAQRGDNAAFASLIQRHQQAVYAFLRARLLEPADAEDLTQEVFLRCYTARAKFDSPHMVRPWLYGIARNLLREHIRRYQRRKEVAWTELCLDLETRVGEDLGIMDDYTQHLPECLDGLGPSARDALNLYYRQHKRLLEIGNLLRRSEGAVKLLMFRARQALKMCLSGKLKSDQQ; encoded by the coding sequence ATGCAAGATCACGAACTGGTCATCGCAGCGCAGCGGGGGGACAATGCCGCATTTGCCTCCCTGATCCAGCGACATCAGCAGGCGGTCTACGCTTTTTTGCGGGCCAGGCTCTTGGAACCGGCCGATGCCGAGGATCTAACCCAAGAAGTCTTTTTGCGCTGTTATACCGCCCGGGCCAAGTTTGATTCTCCCCACATGGTCCGTCCGTGGTTGTATGGCATCGCCCGTAATTTATTGCGGGAACATATTCGCCGCTATCAGCGCCGCAAAGAAGTCGCCTGGACGGAATTGTGCCTTGATTTGGAAACGCGGGTGGGGGAGGATCTGGGGATCATGGACGATTACACCCAGCATTTGCCGGAATGCCTGGATGGCCTAGGACCGAGCGCGCGGGACGCGCTGAACCTGTACTATCGCCAGCATAAACGCCTGCTAGAAATTGGCAATTTACTGCGCCGCAGCGAAGGGGCGGTAAAATTGCTCATGTTTCGCGCCCGGCAAGCCCTTAAAATGTGTCTCAGTGGCAAATTAAAAAGTGACCAGCAATGA
- a CDS encoding DUF4956 domain-containing protein — protein sequence MNGELLQNLLPADSAAGAIAPLTVAFMLLLAFFIGQIIGWVYIWTHSGLSYSQTFVASLVIMPVIIAMMMGMMAGSLAVAFGLLAVFAVVRFRSALKDTRDTIFVMWAILAGMGVGTGRFSMSVVSAVGIGLVIIYVHLISFGSRHRYDAVMGVQLSGDVRDLQSKLRGILDLHCARVHLTSQQHLGPGAVGMSFRVLMRDPARGDEFRQELEQTPGIGDVTLFMREDESEI from the coding sequence ATGAACGGGGAATTATTGCAAAATCTGTTGCCCGCGGATAGCGCCGCGGGGGCCATCGCCCCGCTGACGGTCGCCTTTATGCTGTTATTGGCCTTTTTTATCGGCCAAATTATCGGCTGGGTTTATATCTGGACGCACTCGGGTTTATCCTATTCACAAACTTTTGTGGCGTCGTTGGTCATTATGCCGGTGATTATCGCCATGATGATGGGCATGATGGCCGGCAGTCTAGCCGTGGCTTTTGGGTTGCTGGCGGTCTTTGCCGTGGTACGCTTTCGCAGCGCGCTCAAGGATACCCGCGACACGATTTTTGTCATGTGGGCCATTCTGGCCGGGATGGGCGTGGGGACGGGTCGGTTTTCGATGTCGGTGGTTTCAGCGGTGGGGATCGGGCTGGTGATCATTTATGTGCATTTAATCTCGTTTGGCAGCCGACATCGTTATGACGCCGTCATGGGCGTGCAGTTGTCAGGCGATGTCCGTGATTTGCAGTCAAAATTGCGGGGGATACTGGATCTGCATTGCGCGCGGGTTCATTTGACTAGCCAGCAGCATTTGGGGCCGGGGGCGGTGGGAATGTCTTTTCGGGTGTTAATGCGCGACCCGGCCCGCGGTGACGAATTTCGCCAGGAGCTAGAGCAAACGCCCGGGATTGGCGATGTAACGCTGTTCATGCGCGAGGATGAATCCGAAATTTAA
- a CDS encoding Gfo/Idh/MocA family oxidoreductase: protein MPNSSRRQFLTTSLAASAATMIAAPLFVSTRALGREGIIPPSDTINLGVIGIGPRGTYDLAAMLKQPDVRCVAIADVQASRREAGKKLVDGHYGDSECQIYRDFREVLDRKDIHAVLIATGDRWHARASILAAKAGKDVYSEKPCGITISDCQEIEAVFQREKRVFQAGTQRRSVPNFQAAVQLAHGGKLGKLQTLYASVYQPALDNNWLPAEPSPPADVCDWNLWLGPAPWRPYNSRYVAGGWRGIHDFDSGAKLLDWGAHTVDQCQWANQVDNTLPLTYTPTEKSITCAYANGVKLVLDFLQTPFGQRPGWIQKLGTCPVRFVGESGWVETGDSGDIEVSDDALRANLPAREGKVVGLDVSAHARNFFDAVKSRGTTAANPSVMKHSHVACHAAALAWMLQRELTINPETVEFVNDAEANSLRSRPERVY, encoded by the coding sequence ATGCCCAACTCTTCCCGCCGACAGTTTCTGACCACTTCCTTGGCCGCCAGCGCCGCGACGATGATTGCGGCCCCGTTATTTGTTTCCACCCGCGCGCTGGGCCGGGAGGGAATCATTCCCCCTAGCGACACGATCAACTTGGGCGTGATCGGCATTGGCCCGCGGGGAACTTATGACTTGGCTGCCATGCTGAAGCAGCCGGATGTCCGCTGCGTGGCCATTGCCGATGTGCAGGCCAGCCGCCGCGAAGCGGGCAAGAAACTCGTGGATGGCCACTATGGCGACAGCGAATGCCAAATTTACCGCGACTTTCGCGAAGTCCTGGATCGTAAGGACATTCACGCCGTGCTGATCGCCACGGGGGACCGCTGGCACGCGCGGGCGTCAATTTTAGCGGCCAAAGCGGGCAAAGACGTGTATTCCGAAAAGCCCTGCGGAATCACCATATCCGACTGTCAGGAAATCGAAGCTGTCTTTCAGCGTGAAAAGCGAGTGTTTCAGGCCGGCACCCAAAGGCGCAGCGTCCCCAACTTTCAAGCGGCGGTCCAACTGGCGCACGGGGGAAAATTGGGGAAACTGCAAACACTTTATGCGTCAGTCTATCAACCCGCGCTCGACAATAACTGGCTCCCCGCCGAACCATCACCTCCGGCGGATGTGTGCGACTGGAATTTGTGGCTGGGTCCGGCTCCGTGGCGGCCCTATAACAGCCGCTACGTGGCGGGAGGCTGGCGGGGCATCCATGATTTTGACTCGGGGGCCAAACTGCTCGACTGGGGCGCGCACACCGTTGACCAGTGCCAATGGGCCAATCAAGTGGATAACACCTTGCCTTTAACCTACACGCCGACGGAAAAGTCCATCACCTGCGCGTATGCCAACGGCGTCAAGCTGGTCCTGGACTTTTTGCAAACGCCCTTTGGCCAGCGCCCCGGTTGGATCCAAAAGCTGGGAACCTGCCCCGTCCGATTCGTGGGTGAAAGTGGCTGGGTGGAAACGGGGGATAGCGGCGATATCGAAGTCAGCGATGACGCACTGCGGGCGAATTTGCCCGCCCGGGAAGGTAAAGTCGTGGGATTAGATGTGTCGGCGCACGCGCGGAATTTTTTTGACGCTGTCAAATCCCGCGGGACCACGGCGGCCAATCCCTCGGTGATGAAACATTCGCATGTGGCCTGCCATGCCGCCGCGCTGGCGTGGATGCTGCAGCGAGAGCTTACGATCAACCCGGAGACGGTGGAATTTGTCAACGACGCCGAGGCCAACAGCCTGCGGTCGCGGCCCGAGCGGGTTTATTAA
- a CDS encoding TolC family protein, with protein sequence MNQPRLKTSWSWTLGCWWGCWLMLCQGGCLAVWNSPSTEIPPTPRSNFSLLSNELPRRVGSVEKSVVASPQPKHASPPDNFATNPAPSRANRQLLQSWIEEEVENPSKVVQTSAQSTVSGTIVAESITPRTLTLEQLWQATLDQHPLLFARDHEINSARGRLLQAGLWPNPTLVLDTENELRSDAESTDITSRLMFTFPLGKKIPRAQSAAQAEIAQACQQRDADAQVLLLETTAAAYETRYYQELSDNLLKLREYADSAAKLQQKRVDARLGTISLIRLNAWSAHVESTEAASKYELAKLRLARAIGQQQLEPVTLADSLEFFSLIEMDHGTLAELARRSLPRIAAARAAWQTRQREVSVAWARGIPDLQVGPRFRGDTHDNGDSLGARVQLDLPIFNRNEGGIAAAVANTQAAAARLDLAELESVNDVLSAYAQARILAENLREYEELVVPAIQAAEADLETATEQQAIEAWQIIEARIRILKLKNDHLRLLYLYHLQVAQLELFLGRGLRVLANHPGE encoded by the coding sequence TTGAATCAACCTCGGTTAAAAACGAGCTGGTCTTGGACACTCGGCTGCTGGTGGGGTTGCTGGCTGATGCTTTGCCAGGGGGGCTGCCTCGCGGTGTGGAATTCACCTTCGACCGAGATTCCCCCCACACCCCGGTCAAATTTCTCTTTGTTATCTAACGAACTTCCCCGCCGGGTGGGGTCTGTGGAAAAGTCCGTGGTTGCGAGTCCTCAGCCCAAGCATGCGTCTCCCCCCGACAATTTTGCTACTAACCCCGCACCAAGCCGCGCCAATCGCCAGTTGCTGCAATCCTGGATCGAAGAGGAGGTAGAAAATCCTTCCAAAGTTGTCCAAACTTCGGCTCAATCAACCGTGTCGGGAACAATCGTCGCGGAGAGTATTACCCCGCGAACGTTGACCCTTGAGCAGTTGTGGCAGGCCACCTTAGACCAGCATCCCCTACTTTTCGCCCGCGATCATGAAATTAACTCGGCCCGTGGGCGGTTGTTGCAGGCTGGTTTGTGGCCCAATCCCACGTTGGTCCTAGATACCGAAAATGAATTGCGTTCAGATGCGGAATCCACGGATATTACCAGCCGGTTGATGTTTACGTTTCCCTTGGGTAAAAAAATCCCCCGAGCCCAATCAGCCGCCCAGGCGGAAATTGCACAAGCTTGCCAGCAAAGAGATGCCGACGCGCAGGTGCTTCTGTTGGAAACCACCGCCGCCGCCTATGAAACCCGTTACTATCAAGAATTATCCGACAATCTGCTAAAACTGCGCGAGTACGCCGATTCCGCGGCCAAGTTACAGCAAAAACGCGTTGATGCCCGACTGGGCACAATTTCCCTTATTCGACTGAATGCGTGGTCGGCGCATGTTGAAAGCACGGAAGCGGCATCCAAATATGAATTAGCCAAACTACGTTTAGCGCGCGCTATCGGTCAACAGCAGCTGGAACCTGTCACCCTGGCGGACTCGCTGGAATTTTTTTCGTTAATAGAAATGGACCATGGGACACTTGCCGAGCTAGCGCGACGCAGCCTGCCACGAATCGCCGCCGCGCGAGCCGCCTGGCAAACACGCCAACGGGAAGTTTCTGTCGCCTGGGCCAGGGGAATACCCGATTTGCAGGTTGGTCCACGCTTTCGGGGGGACACACATGACAACGGTGATTCCCTGGGAGCGCGGGTACAACTGGATTTGCCAATTTTTAATCGCAACGAAGGGGGCATCGCCGCCGCGGTGGCCAATACCCAGGCAGCCGCGGCCCGATTGGATCTGGCGGAATTGGAAAGCGTCAACGATGTGCTGTCGGCCTACGCGCAAGCCCGCATCTTGGCTGAAAATTTGCGGGAATACGAGGAACTAGTCGTTCCCGCGATCCAAGCGGCGGAAGCGGACTTGGAAACCGCGACCGAACAACAAGCCATCGAGGCGTGGCAAATTATCGAGGCACGCATTCGCATCTTAAAGTTAAAAAATGACCATTTACGGTTATTGTATTTGTATCACTTGCAGGTCGCTCAACTGGAATTATTTTTAGGCCGGGGATTGCGTGTTCTGGCCAATCATCCTGGCGAATAA
- a CDS encoding PQQ-binding-like beta-propeller repeat protein, which translates to MTDAELIELLENKLPQELSAAEIAQLRSHLDSSGKLQTVLRDRLRMDQSLAQILGYIDLRPEQILARANRASPRGNPWVLWGMALALLLLCGIWIKVWLDQAEADLALKVQPVTAPAADPALAPPPANNNQANPAPANPLVSQAPPANNNAHQDNPAHATQPDTAGGTMPPAQNQIGAQPPRQRDGWVLYEAEKYHAATGLAPINEGDTSFLRPTRDKSTVEYKIQAPVAGDYRLQLRYRNLQPAPLRLWVNEKLVENDLAGATMPGFSGDFAEGWTPSLKINLTAGENTLRLESRSRKQPELQLFPDLDALALQPVAAANTVASRPENRPPWTRVTHLDRAPRSLWECACEPVASWGKPPGKSDLESWLEPVQDFRIDMTQRWQFNYCIYDGAARLRAKLQPNQALRLAFSDTDNRFCLHLWEGDRGYTLRLYEHQRNTWVAYRTTRKAANEPRPAEFLFAGSDGERNLRLHNGDLPQRIDLLWTGQHLVLSRMGIPLLQVPFTTAPEIILDGRALVQGISLVPVLPRDKDPWQVEIARLDQPPPVTKELKRLDQLNWKLEFEPNKGVEWIKHPTGAVELSARERTEKHTWATVDWDMSVPAILEFDVETPQPGARLILATSDGQPKYGIGNFRDNHSQRQAWEFVSPYDNRYEVDHNVRDRVAASAGTRTWVRVLQSPGMLRMWLSQDGENWGSPFDPMQGTDGGCTRFGIMIPQSDRPRGIILHQVRIRAFPYLEKYALADRTKLQPLEDFKNVQNEAGWKELVQKTKPADLDEKTWQRACLVETVRLGKHREYANPQLLSLFADLYAELAQLPPGEQLDQQLLLLDTIAALAHTWMAVHDYPAEERFLPYYERITRQLALRGEPRAWSRVWPHYVMADFNTWDVRQRQWSSLYLQELLEAIYRVDLPASGVLLGAGRGLYPRLELLSWGDAWLASQLPPAQRRDDTHAPQNDLYRRVDLRHPYREEINKEGYNFIAELQSAIGSKAYRDACQLITNAHYDDKLGLLPSQRDPQLYYSVPVAVTVAVREDPELHRVLSSEFAPLGMLKYHQAEQAADPRAMLALTVQYGGTPAAAAAHHWLGDRELSGGDFAAAQAHYQAALGTSDGAAQSQLSAKIRYVAALAGERIGQAPAQAVQLADQLLPAADFEKLIQNLLDGQSAAPGAIHPAPLPVALPDCDQVEIKPIGSIEAAAGDNLHDFPAVMNDASDGERLFDWVPRIFHGLPAGNDVVLANRFQITAYEQPTGKMRWISENGNDRPRVHDWPLVPMRPVIQGDKIYVRRLRRTGPELACVKTDGQVQWQTHASLTPISDPLITPRGIQVLTIARGETESQIYLCALSAQTGQVLRQTPLFTVNPCWDDQHTAEWISTGERIYGVCTGFVFCLDWQGELRWVRKQLWLGQREKRDWGRQAMQSPYLCGGKLLIQQPGVPAVEALDPDSGLLLWRIVLPDVRAILGCVGDRLLIQDETGITAYTAAGGKYLWSLAIPQMLAGVQLSASGNCWFTRAVKEKDRNEKRVELVGFDPATGVIGKAISFPDYLHDKPNLGPIIFLGNNRWWAFGQGGDKEPRRTIYEIKPK; encoded by the coding sequence ATGACCGACGCCGAGTTAATCGAGTTGCTCGAAAATAAGCTGCCCCAGGAGTTGAGCGCCGCCGAAATCGCCCAATTGCGCAGCCACCTGGACAGTTCTGGCAAATTGCAGACGGTCTTGCGGGATCGGTTGCGCATGGACCAATCGCTAGCGCAGATTTTGGGGTATATCGATCTGCGACCAGAGCAAATCCTGGCCCGGGCCAACCGTGCCAGTCCCCGCGGCAATCCCTGGGTGTTGTGGGGAATGGCGTTGGCCTTGTTGCTATTATGTGGAATTTGGATCAAAGTCTGGCTCGATCAGGCCGAGGCAGATTTAGCCCTGAAAGTCCAACCGGTTACCGCCCCCGCGGCAGACCCGGCCCTGGCCCCCCCGCCTGCCAACAATAATCAAGCTAACCCAGCCCCGGCCAACCCGCTTGTTAGCCAAGCCCCCCCCGCCAACAATAACGCTCATCAAGATAACCCGGCCCATGCGACTCAGCCGGATACCGCGGGTGGGACCATGCCCCCCGCCCAAAATCAAATCGGCGCCCAACCCCCCCGCCAACGGGATGGCTGGGTGTTGTACGAAGCGGAAAAATATCATGCCGCCACGGGCTTGGCCCCCATCAACGAAGGTGATACTTCTTTTTTGCGTCCGACACGTGATAAATCGACCGTTGAATACAAGATCCAAGCCCCCGTCGCCGGCGACTACCGCCTGCAATTGCGGTATCGCAATTTGCAACCCGCCCCGCTCCGGCTCTGGGTGAATGAAAAGTTAGTCGAAAACGATTTAGCCGGTGCCACGATGCCGGGCTTTTCCGGAGATTTCGCCGAAGGCTGGACCCCTAGCCTAAAAATTAACTTAACCGCCGGCGAGAACACCCTCCGGCTGGAGTCCCGCAGCCGGAAACAGCCGGAATTACAGCTTTTTCCCGATCTGGACGCGCTGGCCTTGCAACCTGTCGCGGCGGCAAATACCGTCGCCTCTCGACCAGAGAACCGCCCGCCTTGGACGAGAGTTACACATTTAGACCGCGCCCCGCGTTCTCTGTGGGAATGTGCCTGCGAACCGGTAGCCAGTTGGGGAAAGCCCCCGGGGAAATCCGATCTCGAATCCTGGCTCGAGCCGGTCCAAGATTTTCGGATCGATATGACCCAGCGCTGGCAATTCAACTATTGCATTTATGACGGAGCGGCGCGACTGCGGGCCAAGTTACAACCCAATCAAGCGCTCCGCTTGGCGTTTAGCGACACCGACAACCGGTTTTGCCTGCATTTATGGGAAGGGGACCGGGGCTATACCCTGCGCTTGTACGAACATCAACGCAACACCTGGGTCGCGTATCGCACGACGCGCAAAGCCGCCAACGAACCGCGCCCCGCTGAGTTTTTATTTGCCGGCTCCGATGGCGAGCGAAATTTACGTTTGCACAATGGCGACCTGCCCCAGCGAATCGATCTCCTTTGGACGGGCCAGCATCTCGTCCTCAGCCGGATGGGCATCCCGCTGCTTCAGGTTCCTTTTACCACTGCTCCGGAAATCATTCTGGATGGCCGGGCCTTGGTTCAGGGAATCAGCCTGGTGCCGGTTCTGCCGCGGGACAAGGACCCCTGGCAAGTGGAAATCGCCCGCTTGGACCAACCTCCCCCAGTCACCAAGGAACTAAAGCGGCTCGACCAATTGAATTGGAAGTTGGAGTTTGAACCGAATAAAGGCGTCGAGTGGATCAAGCACCCCACGGGCGCGGTGGAATTATCCGCCCGCGAACGAACCGAAAAGCATACCTGGGCGACGGTGGACTGGGACATGTCCGTGCCAGCGATCTTGGAATTTGACGTGGAAACACCGCAGCCAGGCGCGCGGCTGATTCTGGCCACCAGCGACGGCCAACCCAAATACGGAATCGGCAACTTTCGGGATAACCACAGCCAACGTCAAGCCTGGGAGTTTGTCAGCCCCTATGACAACCGTTACGAAGTCGACCACAACGTGCGGGACCGGGTTGCCGCTTCGGCGGGGACGCGCACCTGGGTGCGGGTGTTGCAATCTCCCGGAATGTTACGAATGTGGCTGAGCCAGGATGGAGAAAACTGGGGGAGTCCCTTTGACCCCATGCAAGGGACGGACGGGGGCTGCACACGTTTTGGCATCATGATTCCGCAGTCCGACCGACCGCGGGGGATCATTTTGCACCAGGTGCGCATCCGGGCGTTCCCTTACCTGGAAAAATACGCCCTGGCCGACCGAACCAAGCTGCAGCCGCTCGAGGATTTTAAGAATGTCCAAAACGAGGCGGGCTGGAAAGAACTGGTGCAGAAAACAAAACCAGCCGATCTGGACGAAAAAACCTGGCAACGGGCCTGCCTGGTTGAAACCGTCCGCCTGGGAAAACACCGTGAATATGCCAACCCGCAATTATTGTCGCTATTTGCGGATTTGTATGCCGAGCTGGCGCAGCTTCCGCCGGGTGAACAACTCGATCAACAACTTTTACTGCTGGATACAATCGCGGCTCTTGCGCACACCTGGATGGCCGTGCACGATTATCCCGCCGAAGAGCGGTTTTTACCGTATTATGAACGTATCACCCGGCAATTGGCCCTGCGCGGCGAACCCCGCGCCTGGTCGCGCGTCTGGCCCCATTATGTCATGGCCGATTTTAACACCTGGGACGTGCGGCAACGCCAATGGTCGTCGTTATATCTGCAAGAACTGCTCGAGGCGATCTATCGGGTGGATTTGCCCGCTAGCGGGGTGCTGTTGGGGGCGGGACGCGGTCTGTATCCACGCCTGGAGTTGCTCAGTTGGGGAGACGCCTGGCTTGCCTCGCAACTCCCCCCCGCCCAACGTCGCGATGACACACACGCCCCCCAGAACGATCTATACCGCCGGGTGGATTTGCGCCATCCCTACCGCGAGGAAATCAACAAAGAGGGCTATAACTTTATCGCCGAATTGCAGTCCGCCATCGGTAGCAAAGCCTATCGCGATGCGTGCCAACTCATCACCAATGCTCACTATGATGATAAACTAGGTTTGCTACCCAGTCAGCGCGACCCGCAACTTTATTATTCCGTCCCGGTCGCGGTCACGGTGGCGGTCCGCGAAGATCCCGAGCTTCATCGCGTCTTAAGCTCCGAATTTGCACCCTTGGGCATGCTCAAGTACCACCAAGCCGAACAAGCGGCCGATCCCCGCGCAATGTTGGCCCTGACAGTGCAGTATGGCGGGACTCCCGCCGCGGCGGCGGCGCATCACTGGTTGGGCGATCGTGAACTTTCTGGCGGGGACTTTGCCGCCGCACAGGCACATTATCAAGCGGCCCTGGGGACGAGCGACGGGGCGGCCCAATCGCAATTATCCGCCAAAATTCGTTATGTCGCGGCCTTGGCCGGAGAACGCATCGGCCAAGCCCCCGCCCAGGCCGTGCAATTGGCTGATCAGTTGCTCCCCGCGGCGGACTTTGAAAAATTGATCCAAAATCTGTTAGACGGCCAATCCGCCGCGCCGGGCGCGATCCACCCGGCCCCGCTTCCCGTCGCGTTGCCGGATTGTGACCAAGTGGAAATTAAACCCATCGGCAGTATCGAAGCAGCGGCCGGGGATAATCTGCATGATTTTCCGGCCGTTATGAATGACGCCAGCGACGGCGAGCGGTTGTTTGACTGGGTGCCACGAATCTTTCATGGTTTGCCCGCGGGGAATGATGTCGTCTTGGCTAATCGTTTTCAAATTACCGCGTATGAACAACCCACCGGCAAAATGCGCTGGATATCCGAGAATGGCAATGACCGTCCGCGGGTCCATGATTGGCCGCTGGTACCGATGCGGCCAGTGATACAGGGAGATAAAATCTATGTCCGCAGATTGCGCCGCACCGGCCCGGAATTGGCCTGCGTCAAGACCGATGGCCAGGTCCAGTGGCAGACGCATGCCAGCCTGACCCCCATAAGCGATCCCCTGATCACCCCGCGCGGCATTCAAGTCCTAACAATTGCGCGGGGAGAAACCGAATCCCAAATTTACCTCTGCGCGCTGAGCGCGCAAACCGGCCAAGTCCTCCGCCAGACTCCTTTGTTTACCGTCAATCCGTGTTGGGATGACCAGCACACGGCGGAATGGATATCCACGGGGGAGCGAATTTATGGCGTTTGCACCGGATTTGTCTTTTGCCTGGATTGGCAAGGAGAATTGCGCTGGGTGCGCAAACAATTATGGCTGGGTCAACGCGAAAAGCGGGATTGGGGCCGCCAGGCGATGCAGTCCCCGTATCTTTGCGGCGGAAAATTGCTCATCCAACAACCGGGCGTTCCCGCCGTCGAGGCCCTGGACCCCGATTCGGGTTTGCTCTTGTGGAGGATCGTCCTGCCCGATGTGCGGGCAATACTAGGCTGTGTGGGGGACCGACTGTTAATCCAGGACGAAACGGGAATTACCGCTTATACCGCCGCCGGGGGAAAGTATCTTTGGTCGCTTGCCATCCCCCAAATGCTGGCGGGCGTGCAATTATCCGCCAGTGGCAACTGCTGGTTCACCCGCGCGGTCAAGGAAAAAGATCGTAACGAAAAACGGGTGGAACTGGTAGGATTTGATCCAGCCACCGGCGTCATCGGTAAAGCTATTTCCTTTCCCGATTATTTGCACGACAAACCCAACCTGGGACCCATTATCTTTTTAGGCAATAACCGCTGGTGGGCCTTTGGCCAAGGTGGCGACAAGGAACCCCGCCGGACCATCTATGAGATTAAGCCCAAGTAA
- a CDS encoding polyphosphate polymerase domain-containing protein: MGASALQSSRYELKYWITEAQATTMRAYVRQFLVPDEHSRVENNFRYSVHSLYCDSRRLQTYHATCQGLKNRFKLRLRYYDDQPTSPVFLEIKRRVGGVIFKQRAATSKPAAAQFLCGHPLVKEHLIAGESAPAWAALNEFCDLYHEIRAVPCVYVTYSREAYVSPQSNDVRLTFDRDLYAHAYRPSNGLTVPPRIHPAQNSQVLLELKFTDRYPQWMRHMVAALNLLRVSFAKYVRCLDTVGCPWQGQFSPGVGLAS, translated from the coding sequence ATGGGAGCTTCTGCATTGCAGTCCAGTCGGTACGAGCTGAAATATTGGATTACCGAAGCCCAGGCCACGACAATGCGCGCTTATGTGCGGCAATTTCTAGTGCCGGATGAGCATTCACGCGTGGAAAATAATTTTCGGTACTCAGTGCACAGCCTGTATTGCGACTCACGGCGCCTGCAAACCTATCATGCCACCTGCCAAGGTTTAAAAAACCGCTTTAAGCTGCGGTTGCGGTATTACGATGATCAGCCGACCAGCCCGGTTTTTTTAGAAATCAAACGGCGCGTCGGAGGAGTCATTTTTAAGCAACGGGCCGCGACCAGCAAGCCCGCTGCCGCGCAGTTTTTGTGCGGACACCCATTGGTCAAGGAACATTTAATCGCGGGAGAGTCCGCTCCCGCGTGGGCCGCCTTGAACGAGTTTTGTGATTTATATCACGAAATTCGCGCGGTTCCCTGTGTATATGTCACGTATAGCCGCGAAGCGTACGTTTCTCCCCAAAGCAACGACGTCCGACTGACCTTTGATCGCGACTTGTATGCCCATGCCTACCGTCCGTCGAATGGCTTGACTGTGCCCCCCCGGATACATCCGGCCCAAAATTCGCAAGTGTTGTTGGAGCTTAAGTTCACGGATCGGTACCCGCAGTGGATGCGGCATATGGTGGCCGCACTCAATTTGCTGCGAGTTTCTTTTGCCAAGTATGTGCGTTGTCTGGACACCGTGGGTTGTCCCTGGCAGGGGCAGTTCTCGCCGGGAGTGGGATTGGCTTCATGA